One window of the Archangium primigenium genome contains the following:
- a CDS encoding SAM-dependent methyltransferase: MDLAHAQEVFKRLYQDVPGYDIARTEKERTGLKEAGTTYGEVVPGAFIEVLLEAEPKAGEVFFDLGSGTGKATILAALAFPFSRVVGIELLPGLGDAARGVLTRYDAEVRPTLPPEHQGQRIEFIDGDFLQQDLSTADVLFAHGTCYGPETMAALTQKLTEMKPGSRIVMAGQTLQSPDFAFVKMKVMRTDWGTALAAVYRRR; encoded by the coding sequence ATGGACCTCGCGCACGCGCAGGAAGTCTTCAAGCGGCTCTATCAAGACGTCCCTGGGTATGACATCGCCCGGACCGAGAAGGAACGCACGGGCCTCAAGGAAGCGGGAACCACCTACGGCGAGGTCGTGCCCGGTGCGTTCATCGAGGTGCTCCTCGAGGCCGAGCCCAAGGCGGGCGAGGTGTTCTTCGATCTCGGCTCGGGCACGGGCAAGGCCACCATCCTCGCGGCCCTCGCCTTTCCCTTCAGCCGCGTGGTGGGCATCGAGTTGCTGCCGGGTCTGGGAGACGCCGCCCGGGGCGTGCTCACCCGCTACGACGCCGAGGTGCGCCCCACCCTGCCGCCCGAGCACCAGGGGCAGCGCATCGAGTTCATCGACGGGGACTTCCTCCAGCAGGATCTCTCGACCGCGGACGTGCTGTTCGCCCACGGCACCTGCTACGGCCCGGAGACGATGGCGGCGCTCACCCAGAAGCTCACGGAGATGAAGCCCGGCTCGCGCATCGTCATGGCGGGGCAGACCCTCCAATCTCCGGACTTCGCCTTCGTGAAGATGAAGGTGATGCGCACCGACTGGGGCACCGCCCTCGCGGCGGTCTACCGGCGCCGCTAG
- a CDS encoding BTAD domain-containing putative transcriptional regulator, with product MSDSQQKSSSSTVAIPAEDGERLVLGEISPAEFLRIPQEKLYEIAKRGHEMLTTGKLKDALTIFKGLVEASPYDSVFHCNLASTYAHLGQSGDALTEYSRAIELNIGNVDALVGRSELYLKDGHVPLALKDIQSALKYDPEMKRDTTKRASIILSRLQQIASESKK from the coding sequence GTGAGTGACTCTCAGCAGAAGTCCTCTTCCTCGACGGTCGCCATTCCGGCGGAAGATGGTGAACGGCTCGTCCTGGGGGAGATCTCCCCGGCGGAGTTCCTCCGGATTCCCCAAGAGAAGCTGTACGAGATCGCCAAGCGGGGCCACGAGATGCTCACGACGGGCAAGCTCAAGGACGCCCTGACCATCTTCAAGGGCCTGGTCGAGGCGTCGCCCTACGACAGCGTCTTCCACTGCAACCTGGCGTCGACCTACGCGCACCTCGGCCAGTCCGGCGACGCGCTGACGGAGTACTCGCGCGCGATCGAGCTCAACATCGGCAACGTGGATGCCCTGGTGGGCCGCAGCGAGCTGTACCTCAAGGACGGCCACGTGCCCCTGGCGCTCAAGGACATCCAGTCCGCGCTCAAGTACGACCCGGAGATGAAGCGCGACACGACCAAGCGCGCCAGCATCATCCTGTCGCGGCTGCAGCAGATCGCGAGCGAGTCCAAGAAGTAG
- the sctV gene encoding type III secretion system export apparatus subunit SctV, producing the protein MSAQSNSFLSKYSDIVLACVVVAIIGMMIVPLPTMLLDVLLTLNISISVVLLLISLYVPQALRLSVFPTLLLITTMYRLALTISTTRLILLTGDPGEVVEAFGHFVVQGNFVVGLVIFVILVIVNFIVISKGSERVAEVAARFTLDAMPGKQMSIDADMRAGSIDQEDGKRKRRDLERESQLFGAMDGAMKFVKGDAIASIIITVINIVGGLVIGVMQKGMEVGAAAEKYTLLTIGDGLVGMIPAILISTCAGIIVTRVGGDEEGNHLGHDVGTQLTAYPKAIAIAAGMLAVLGLIPGLPKLPFFILAGLAGWGSWSMLKKESAVAAGAEDAGGMALGGETPAGETPAATEPQPKEPINPDSELFIPVVTPIVLEVSDALVPFVDSRQDGGKFLFELIPFMRDGLFVELGVRFPGVRARGNGNLPPGSYQIQINEVPVVTGQATIGHVLVNDTVERLKLMSIQGFEAVNPATRQPAAWVPEQHKATLEAAGLTTWDVPGYIILHLAAVLRRHSREFIGVQETQSMLDQLEKAFPAIVKEVVPKVINVLKLTDILGRLVEEEISVRDMRGILQSLAEYGQVEADNVMLTEHVRSSLRRYVSHKYARGTGTLVVYLLDPQIEEAIRSSIKRTSAGTHLALEPDIAQEIVQAVKSECGHLPPSAQRPVILTAMDIRRYVRKLLEYEFNPPFSVVSFQELSPDLNIQPVARISTR; encoded by the coding sequence ATGTCCGCCCAGAGCAACAGCTTCCTGTCCAAGTACTCCGACATCGTCCTCGCCTGTGTCGTGGTGGCCATCATCGGGATGATGATCGTCCCGCTGCCCACGATGCTGCTGGACGTGCTGCTCACCCTGAACATCAGCATCTCCGTGGTGCTGCTGCTCATCTCCCTGTACGTCCCGCAAGCGTTGCGGTTGTCGGTCTTCCCGACCCTGTTGCTCATCACCACGATGTACCGGCTGGCGCTCACCATCTCCACGACGCGCCTCATCCTCCTGACGGGAGACCCGGGCGAGGTGGTCGAGGCCTTCGGCCACTTCGTGGTTCAGGGCAACTTCGTGGTGGGTTTGGTCATCTTCGTCATCCTCGTCATCGTGAACTTCATCGTCATCTCGAAGGGCTCGGAGCGTGTGGCGGAAGTGGCCGCGCGCTTCACCCTCGACGCCATGCCCGGCAAGCAGATGTCGATCGACGCGGACATGCGCGCCGGCTCCATCGACCAGGAGGACGGCAAGCGCAAGCGCCGCGACCTGGAGCGCGAGAGCCAGCTGTTCGGCGCCATGGACGGCGCCATGAAGTTCGTCAAGGGCGACGCCATCGCGAGCATCATCATCACCGTCATCAACATCGTGGGCGGTCTCGTCATCGGCGTGATGCAGAAGGGCATGGAGGTGGGCGCCGCGGCGGAGAAGTACACGCTGCTCACCATCGGTGACGGTCTGGTGGGCATGATCCCCGCCATCCTCATCTCCACCTGCGCCGGTATCATCGTGACGCGCGTGGGCGGCGACGAGGAAGGCAACCACCTGGGCCATGACGTGGGCACCCAGCTGACCGCCTACCCCAAGGCCATCGCCATCGCCGCGGGCATGTTGGCCGTGCTCGGCCTCATCCCCGGCCTGCCCAAGCTTCCCTTCTTCATCCTCGCGGGCCTGGCCGGTTGGGGCTCGTGGAGCATGCTCAAGAAGGAGAGCGCCGTGGCGGCGGGCGCCGAGGACGCGGGCGGCATGGCGCTCGGGGGCGAGACCCCCGCCGGGGAGACGCCGGCGGCCACCGAGCCCCAGCCCAAGGAGCCCATCAACCCGGACTCCGAGCTGTTCATCCCCGTGGTGACGCCCATCGTGCTCGAGGTGTCCGACGCGCTGGTGCCCTTCGTGGACTCGCGTCAGGACGGCGGCAAGTTCCTCTTCGAGCTCATCCCGTTCATGCGCGACGGTCTCTTCGTGGAACTGGGCGTGCGCTTCCCGGGCGTGCGCGCGCGCGGCAACGGCAACCTGCCCCCCGGCTCGTACCAGATTCAAATCAACGAGGTCCCCGTGGTGACGGGGCAGGCGACGATCGGCCACGTGCTCGTCAACGACACGGTGGAGCGCCTCAAGCTCATGAGCATCCAGGGCTTCGAGGCCGTCAACCCCGCCACCCGTCAGCCCGCCGCGTGGGTGCCCGAGCAGCACAAGGCCACGCTGGAGGCCGCCGGGCTCACCACCTGGGACGTGCCCGGCTACATCATCCTGCACCTGGCGGCCGTGCTGCGGCGCCACTCGCGCGAGTTCATCGGCGTGCAGGAGACGCAGTCGATGCTGGATCAGCTCGAGAAGGCCTTCCCCGCCATCGTCAAGGAGGTGGTGCCCAAGGTCATCAACGTGCTCAAGCTCACCGACATCCTCGGCCGGCTCGTGGAGGAGGAGATCTCCGTGCGTGACATGCGCGGCATCCTCCAGTCGCTCGCCGAGTACGGTCAGGTCGAGGCGGACAACGTGATGCTCACCGAGCACGTGCGCTCGAGCCTCCGGCGCTACGTGTCCCACAAGTACGCGCGCGGCACGGGCACCCTGGTGGTCTACCTGCTGGATCCCCAGATCGAGGAGGCCATCCGCAGCTCCATCAAGCGCACCTCGGCGGGCACCCACCTGGCGCTCGAGCCGGACATCGCCCAGGAGATCGTCCAGGCGGTCAAGTCCGAGTGCGGCCACCTGCCGCCGAGCGCCCAGCGGCCGGTGATCCTCACGGCCATGGACATCCGCCGCTACGTGCGCAAGCTGCTCGAGTACGAGTTCAACCCGCCCTTCTCCGTGGTCAGCTTCCAGGAGCTGTCGCCGGACCTCAACATCCAGCCCGTGGCGCGCATCTCCACGCGCTAG
- a CDS encoding SycD/LcrH family type III secretion system chaperone, whose amino-acid sequence MAGPSGSNDEAKLAAQLQRWAEGKATLRDVRGYTDEELYSIAKTAYIFFYQGRLAEARTLFQGLYAINPADPYFAKALGVVEMAAGNAQGALAAYDVALKLDARDAQAYVGRAEVRLSLGQRSQAMEDLRRVPALVPENEPLAQKAAAMLSGLQQR is encoded by the coding sequence ATGGCGGGTCCATCCGGCTCGAACGACGAGGCGAAGCTCGCCGCCCAGCTGCAGCGCTGGGCCGAGGGCAAGGCGACGCTGCGCGACGTGCGCGGCTACACCGACGAGGAGCTCTACTCCATCGCCAAGACGGCCTACATCTTCTTCTACCAGGGCCGCCTCGCCGAGGCGCGGACGCTCTTCCAGGGCCTCTACGCCATCAACCCGGCGGATCCCTACTTCGCCAAGGCGCTCGGGGTGGTGGAGATGGCCGCGGGCAACGCGCAGGGCGCCCTGGCCGCCTACGACGTGGCCCTCAAGCTGGATGCCCGGGATGCCCAGGCCTACGTGGGCCGGGCCGAGGTCCGCCTGTCGCTCGGCCAGCGCTCCCAGGCCATGGAGGACCTGCGCCGGGTCCCCGCGTTGGTCCCCGAGAACGAGCCCCTGGCCCAGAAGGCCGCGGCCATGCTCTCGGGCCTGCAGCAGCGCTGA
- a CDS encoding DUF1521 domain-containing protein has product MSTVKDIGSGVRTLGNTATQAPLDAQAALTKAQDMLKDLTAQVATLSKNVATAGTPANTAATANTAATATAGATNTAAPTTVDLMFPSRSIKSIFDDVLGGARGPSTPSTPTPGDSSHPGGSLQTGKDGIITTPGGYQIQATSQFEWKITGPDGKSTRVWGDPHVDESDGGKWDFKRDSTFVLGDGTRINCSTTDYGNGMTVTKGLEIISGNDRVQVTDIDKGKGKTGAVTQDGYAHANSFGNKDVFVMGKETDDWSFTGKEIVGSNNGGESFKLGNALAAGTAKPANGTDKANKSFFDKLSGIFGQLSQIFDSLSKITKKAQTNTPFQPVNMQNRQKQLANSFQDIGRMLDLFSSIQNLNRSVNQQRFLTF; this is encoded by the coding sequence ATGTCCACCGTGAAAGATATCGGCAGTGGCGTTCGTACCCTCGGCAACACGGCCACCCAGGCTCCGCTCGATGCGCAGGCGGCCCTGACCAAGGCGCAGGACATGCTGAAGGACCTCACCGCGCAGGTGGCCACGCTGTCCAAGAACGTCGCCACCGCGGGCACGCCCGCGAACACGGCGGCCACCGCGAACACGGCGGCCACCGCCACCGCTGGGGCCACCAACACCGCGGCGCCCACCACGGTGGACCTGATGTTCCCGTCGCGCAGCATCAAGAGCATCTTCGATGACGTGCTGGGCGGCGCGCGCGGTCCCTCCACGCCCTCCACTCCCACGCCGGGCGACTCCTCGCACCCGGGTGGCAGCCTGCAGACGGGCAAGGACGGCATCATCACCACGCCGGGCGGCTACCAGATCCAGGCGACCAGCCAGTTCGAGTGGAAGATCACCGGTCCGGACGGCAAGTCCACGCGCGTGTGGGGTGACCCGCACGTCGACGAGAGCGACGGCGGCAAGTGGGACTTCAAGCGCGACAGCACCTTCGTGCTCGGCGATGGCACGCGCATCAACTGCTCCACCACCGACTACGGCAACGGCATGACGGTCACCAAGGGCCTGGAGATCATCTCGGGCAATGACCGCGTGCAGGTCACCGACATCGACAAGGGCAAGGGCAAGACGGGCGCCGTCACCCAGGACGGCTACGCCCACGCCAACAGCTTCGGCAACAAGGACGTCTTCGTCATGGGCAAGGAGACGGATGACTGGTCCTTCACGGGCAAGGAGATCGTCGGCAGCAACAACGGCGGCGAGTCCTTCAAGCTCGGCAACGCGCTGGCGGCCGGCACCGCCAAGCCCGCCAACGGCACGGACAAGGCCAACAAGTCCTTCTTCGACAAGCTCAGCGGCATCTTCGGCCAGCTGTCGCAGATCTTCGACTCGCTCTCGAAGATCACCAAGAAGGCGCAGACCAACACGCCCTTCCAGCCGGTCAACATGCAGAACCGCCAGAAGCAGCTGGCCAACAGCTTCCAGGACATCGGCCGCATGCTGGACCTCTTCTCGTCCATCCAGAACCTCAACCGCAGCGTGAACCAGCAGCGCTTCCTGACGTTCTGA
- a CDS encoding tetratricopeptide repeat protein encodes MANSDSDGSNPDLLERATQGFQMYQQGRYDDARVIFEELSELDPSEGYYHTALGAISLAMDGFDKALEYFNQALRLNAEDTAALINRGEVHLRLGNTLDAAHDFARVVDLDPENKDPLTERARVLAQAALQSAEEAQRDFGSEALKG; translated from the coding sequence ATGGCGAACTCCGACTCCGATGGCTCGAATCCCGACCTGCTCGAGCGAGCGACGCAGGGCTTCCAGATGTACCAGCAAGGCCGGTACGACGATGCCCGCGTCATCTTCGAGGAGCTGTCGGAGCTGGATCCCTCGGAGGGCTACTACCACACGGCGCTCGGGGCGATTTCGCTGGCCATGGACGGGTTCGACAAGGCGCTGGAGTACTTCAACCAGGCCCTGCGGCTGAACGCCGAGGACACCGCGGCGCTCATCAACCGGGGCGAGGTGCACCTGCGCCTGGGCAACACCCTGGACGCGGCGCATGACTTCGCGCGTGTGGTGGACCTGGACCCGGAGAACAAGGACCCGCTCACCGAGCGAGCGAGGGTGCTCGCCCAGGCGGCGCTCCAGAGCGCCGAGGAGGCCCAGCGGGACTTCGGGAGCGAGGCCCTGAAGGGCTAG